The sequence ATATGCTCCTTACCCAAGGGCCAGGACCTTTTTGTTGGGAGTAAGTGCCTCTTTCTGAGGTTGAGCGAGGTGGGGCTTGCCCACTTTCCATGTCCATTTATAGCCTACGATAACCCATAAACGAGTAACCCAATAACCATGAAAAAACAATCATTATTATATACGTTAGCGCTGACCGCCCTCCTTTCATGTACGGATTTGGAGGAAGAATTGCGTTCAGAGTTGCCCAAGGAAAAGGCAGAAGCTTTTCTGAAAGAGAATGTAGACTTCAGCTCCTTGATGGAGACAGTCTACCGGGACTTTGACAGTCGGTATATCCAACATGCGGGGTGCGTGTGGCTGTTTCAGGAAATCAGTGCAGATGCCGCGGTGGTGCCCTCCCGTCCATCCGGCTGGGATAATGGCGGCGTGTACCGTCAACTGCACACCCACACTTGGGTACCGACCAATCCCTATATCCAATCGCTTTGGCGAGGCCTGAACAAAGGAATCTTCGATGCCACCAATGTACTCTCTTTTGAGCCTACGGCGGAATTGGCTGCAGAGGCGAGGTTTCTACGGGCGTTTTTTATGTATTCGGTCTTGGACTTGTTTGACCAAGTACCTTTTCGAGAGCCTGGAGACAATCTTTTGGAACCTTCCACGGTCCTTCGTGGAAAGGCAGCAGCGGATTTTATCATTCAGGAAGTGGAGGAAGTGCTTCCTGATCTTCCTGCTACGGGCCCCGCTTATCACGCCTCAAAAAATGCCGCCCATGGCCTCTTGGCCAAACTTTACCTGAACAGAGCAGTCTATGAAAATCGGGCATCACCACAGTTTTCCACTACCGATATGGATCAGGTGATCGCTCATGTGGATGCGGTCGAAGGAAAAAGTCTGGATTTTTACTGGGACAGTTTTGTGCCAGAAAATAACAGTGCTTCCTCTGAACTGATCTTTACGATCGAAGGCTTGGGCGGTGTCAGGTCACATTCCCTTTGGGTATGGTGGCATGCCATATTCCCTACGGAAATGACCCTGCCGAATGGTGGAGGCTGGAATGGCTTCTGTTCGACGCCGGAGGTGTATGAGCTATTTGAAGAAAATGATGTCAGGAGGTATTATGAACATCCCCTGACAGAAGCACACGGCTATAATGCAGGTTTTCTGACAGGCCAACAAACCGATGCCGAAGGGAATCCGCTGCCGGACGTGGTGTTTACGAAGGAAGTGCCTACCATTGTCGGTGCGACCCTCTGGAACGGCTATCGTCCCGTAAAATACATTCCGGATTATCAATATCCCGGTGCCGCAAACAATGATATCGTATTGCTCCGATATGCGGATCTTTTGCTGATGAAGGCAGAGGCCCAATGGCGTAACGGCGATGCGGCCAGTGCCCTGGAAATCATAAACCAGGTGCGGGAGCGAAATAACATTGGGCCATTGGAAGAGGTGAATGCCCAAGTGCTGCTGGACGAGCGAGGTAGGGAATTGTTTTGGGAAGGCCATCGAAGGCAAGATATGGTTCGTTTCGGGACATTTTTGGGGGAATGGACCCTCAAGGAAGCCTCTGATCCCAAGTACCTGATCTTCCCGATCCCTCCAGCCGATGTCCTGTCCAATCCGAATTTAGAGCAAAACCCAGGGTTTTAATGGAGCCTTGGAAATTGGGAATATCGGTGGAGGAAGCCCCATGCCTATGGGCAAATAGGTTTTATGCACTACTGCTCAAAAAGGCAACGGGCAGCTCATCCCGAAAGTGCAGGATAGTGTTCAGGGGAGTCTGCTGTAATATTAGCTTAACGTACAGCCGGAAGCGCCGGAAAAACCGAAGGTGGAAGCAGGAAGCAGACATTACGGCGTCAACGGGGAAAACTTCAACCGTTCCGATTTCATAAAATTTCAATCAGTTATATCATAACAGCATGCATAAACCAATTATAACCTTATTGATCCTTGGGGTCTTTTTGACCAGTTTGATGTCCGATGTGATGGCCCTCGATATCTGGGTGGCCAAGAGTGGCGATGATGCCAATGAGGGTTCGAAATCAAGCCCTCTGGCCACAGTTCACATGGCCTTGCGGAAAGCCCGGGAGTTACGCCGGATACAGGACCCTTCCATTGCAGAGGGGATTAATATTATGGTGGGAGATGGCGTGTATCGCTTCTTTGAGCCCCTTCGTATCCGCCCAGAAGATGCCGGGACGGCAGAGAGTCCTACGACCATCATGGCAGCACCCAGTGCCAGCCCTGTTTTTTCGGGGGGCGTTCCAGTGCTCGGTTGGCAGCGAGCCGAGGCGCTTCCTGATGGTCTCCCTGAGGCGGGAAAGGAGCACCTTTGGGTGGCCGATGTGCCGGTGGTAGGAGGCCAGGAGGTCGGCTTTCGCCAGCTTTGGATTGATGGTGAAAAAGCCAAAAGGGCTACCAACCTCTATGAGGGAGCATTGGATCGGATCCTTTCGGTAGACAGTGCTCGACAGGAGATGTGGGTTCCTACGCCGGAATGGGATTTCAAGAACCTCGATCAGCTGGAGTTTGTCATTCACCAATGGTGGGCGATTGCGAATTTGCGGGTAAAGTCAGTGGATGTCCAAGGGGACAAAACCAAGCTGACCTTTCACCAACCAGAAAGCCAAATAGAGTTTCAACACCCTTGGCCGGCACCGTTTATCGATGCCAAAAAAGAATATAATGGCAATTCAGCTTTTTACTGGCAGGGAGCTGCGGAACTGCTGAACCAGCCAGGGGAGTGGTACCATGATAAGCGAGACGGAAAAGTTTACTATTGGCCAAAAGCCGGCGAAAATATGGAGACAGCAACGGCCATTGTGCCTTTTTTGGAGACCATCGTTCTGGTGGATGGCACGGCAGACCTTCCAGTCAAGCATGTACGTTTTGAGGGGATAGGCTTTGAGCATGCGACGTGGATGAGGCCTTCACATCGTGGGCATGTGCCCTTGCAGGCGGGTTGGTATATTTTGGAGGCTTATAAGTTAAAGCAACCGGGAACTCCAGATAAGGCCAGCTTGGAAAATCAAGCATGGACAGGCCGCCAGCCTGCGGGAGTGGCCGTAAATTATGCACAGCATATCCGTTTTGAGCGTTGCCGATTCGAGCACATGGCAGCCACAGGACTGGATTTGGTAGAAGGCGTCAGTGACAGTGAAGTGATTGGCAATGTGTTTCGCGATATCGGCGGGACCGGCATTCAGGGGGGCTTCTTCGGAGGGCCTGATTTTGAGTCCCATCTGCCATACCATCCGCAGGACCAGCGGGAACTGGTGCATCACCTTACCATTGCCAACAATTACATTACCAATGTGACCAATGAAGACTGGGGATGTGTCGGCATCAGTATTGGGGCAGCACATGATGTCAACATCGCGCACAATGAGGTCAGCGATGTCAATTATTCGGGAATCTGTGTCGGCTGGTTCTGGACCAAGACCATCACGGTGACCAAAAACAATCGTATCCATGCCAATCGCATCCACAACTTTGCGAAGCAAATGTATGACGTGGGCGGCGTCTATACCCTTTCTGCCCAGCCCAATACAGAGATCAGTGAAAATGCCATTTATGATCTTCAGGATGCTCCCTATGCCCATATGCCGCATCATCACCAGTACATTTATTTTGATGAAGGCTCTTCTTATATCCGGGCGATAAACAACTGGACAGAGCGGGATAAGTTCTTCTCCAACAGCCCCGGTCCTGGCAACAAATGGGAAAATAATGGCCCGGATGTGGATCCAGCGATAAAAGAGAAGGCTGGATTGGAAGAGGCCTATAGGGATATTAAGTAGCAAGTATCAAGATGAGATGGAAGAGCCAAGAGGAAAGACTTGAGATGGGCCGCTGAATGGTCATTAAATAATAAGTATAGAATGAAAAGAAAGATGAAAGGTCGAAGCCAAGTGGTCATCGGTTTTTCCAATCTTTTAATGTTCTAATTGGATAAATCAATGAAACAAACAAACTACCAACTTTTTGATTTTTTGGATTTCGATCCAGAGCGACTGGAAGTGTCCGCTGACCGACTTTGGCGAGCGGGCAGACCATTGGCGATCGAATCATTTGACAAGGGCATTATTGTCCATGTTCCTTTCCATTGCCAAAAACCGGCGGTGGATATCCAGCCTGACTCGGAGGTAGCGCCACAGTCATTTGAAGTGCATATTCGGGCTTTTGGTGAGCGGGTTTTACGGGTTACGGCGGAGTTGGGCCAAAAGGCATCCAAAGCATCTCCCATGCTGGAGATCGCCGATGACCTGGAGGAGGTTCCTTTGTCCATAGAAAAAGCGGATAATGAGTGGGTCATCAAAGATGATCGGCAAGTGGTTCGCGCGATCATTGACTTGACAGATCCCGTGACGGACTGGTGGAGTGACTTGTTGCCGCCACCTGAACCGGTCTTTCAGGCCACTTTTTTTCCTGATGGCAAGAAAGCGGTAAAACTTAACGGTCATGACCAGTTTTTTCCGGCCCGGGTGGACGCGATGGGCTTGGCCATGATTTCCGAAAATGAGATCCCCACCAAGGCCACCCTTTCTTTTGCTGCTCAGCCCGATGAAAAGTTTGTGGGTACGGGGGAGCGTTTTACCAAAATGGATTTGTCCGGCAGGACTTTTCAGCTCAAAAACCAAGACGGACAAGGAGTCAATAACAGAAGGACCTATAAAAATATCCCATTTTACCTTTCGAGTGAAATGTACGGGCTGTTTCTCCATACCTCGGCATATGGAAAGATTTCTTTGGCCGATCACAGTACGCGATCCGTGCAGCTGTTGGTAGAAGAGCCGCTGGCAGATGTGTTTTTGCTGGGGGGCGATAATCCCCATGAGATCTTGCACGAATACCGCAGGCTGACGGGCTTTCCGGCCATGCCGCCGTTGTGGACCTTTGGGGTTTGGATGAGCAGGATGACCTATTTTTCTGCCGAAGAGGTAGAGGGGATTTGTGACCGGTTGCGGGCCGAGAGATTTCCCTGTGACGTGATTCATTTGGATACAGGCTGGTTTGAAACGGATTGGCTGTGTGAATGGAAGTTTAATACCGATCGTTTTCCTCATCCCAAGGGTTTTGTCCAGAAACTAAAAAAACAAGGCTATCGCGTGAGTCTTTGGCAAATGCCGTATATCGCTGCCAACGCCATGCAGCATGAGGAGGCGAAGGCCAATAACTATATCGGCCCATTAAAAGAAAGCAAAGTCCAGGGAGGATCCAATTTCAGTGCGCTGGACTATGCCGGAACGATCGATTTTACGTATCCCGCTGCGGTGGAGTGGTACAAAGGATTACTACGGGAGCTGCTCGAAATGGGCGTGACCTGTATCAAAACAGACTTTGGCGAAGAAATACATTTAGATGCAGCCTACCATGACATGCCCGCACCGCTTTTAAATAACCTTTATGCTTTATTGTATCAAAAAGCTGCTTTTGAGGTGACTGAAGAAGTGGCTGGTGAAGGGGTGGTTTGGGCACGTGCCGGTTGGGCAGGGTGTCAGCGATACCCGATCCATTGGGGAGGAGATGCTGCGGCGAGCTGGGACGGAATGGCAGGATCACTCAAAGGTGGACTGCACCTGGGACTATCGGGTTTTGGCTTTTGGAGCCATGATGTGCCGGGATTCCATGGAGTGCCCAATTTTATGAATTCTGTGATCCCCGATGACCTGTATGTCCGATGGACTCAGTTTGGGGTCTTTACTTCCCACATCCGATATCACGGCACTTCCAAAAGAGAACCCTACGAGTATCCCGCCATTGCAGATGTGGTCAGAAAATGGTGGGAATTACGCTATGTCCTTCTGCCTTATATCCTGGAGCAAAGCCAACAGTCCATCCGCTCCGGAATGCCTATGCTGAGGGCCATGCTCCTGCATTTCCCTGACGATCCCATGTGCTGGCACTTGGATGACCAGTATTTCTTTGGAGAGGATTTCTTGGTGGCGCCGGTCATGAACAGTGGAAATGCTCGAAAGGTTTATCTTCCAGAGGGAAGTTGGGTGGATTTCTTCACAGGGACCTGCCAGGAAGGCCCCAAATGGGTAGCCATGGATCCTATTCCATTGGAGGAAATGCCCGTGTGGGTAAAGCAAGGTGCTTCGATTCCGATTTATCCTACATCCGTTTCATGCACGGATGAAATGGATTTCAAGAAGACCCAGCCCTTGGTGATCGATGGCGGGTTTAATGGAATTTGGCAGGTGCTAAAGGAGAAAGGGATGGATTAATTTGGGGCAGGGATAACCCCATCGACTATCGCATAAGGAGTAGCAAAAACGGAAAAAAACATTATAAAATAGATGACAAAAGAAGGAACATTACGGTTAGGGATTTTAGGGCTTGGGGAAGGCCGCAGCACCATTTCTGCGGCATTGAACAGTCAGAAAATCCAGCTGGTGCAGATATGTGACCGCAATGAGGCATTGTGCAAGCAGCGGGCAAAGGAATTTGATTTTGCCCACTATACGACACGCTATGAAGACATGTTGGAAAACAGTGACATCGACGCCATAGGTATTTATACTCCCGATAAGCTACATGCCAGCCACATCAAAATGGCCATGGAGCATGGCAAGCACGTCGTATGCACCAAGCCGCTACTCGATGACCTCAAGGATGCCAAGGAGCTGATTGACCTTCAAAAGAAAACAGGTAAGCGTCTTTTTGTGGGGCAAAGCAGCCGGTTCTTTGAACCAATGAAGCGACAGCGAGCCGATTATAAAAAGGGACTTATCGGAGACCTGATTACCGTGGAGGCTTATTACCATGCGGATCACCGGTGGTTTTTGGAGAAACCCTGGGCCTTGGAGCCGGCGTTTAAGTGGCTCTATGGAGGGTTGAGCCATCCCGTGGATTTTATCCGGTGGTATCTGCCCGAAATAGAGGAGGTAATGGGCTATGGCATGCTCAGTGCCAATGGGAAGCAAGGTGGATTAAAAAATCCCGATACCATGCATTTTATCTATAAAGCTACAGATGGCCGTATCGCCAGGGTTTCTGGCGCGTATACCGGACCAGTGCAGCCTGCCCTGCGGGACAGTGAGATGAGTTGTATCCTTCGTGGAACGGAAGGTAGCAGCCAAGGGGATTATATGGAGTTGCGCTATGCGATCACTGATAATACCGGAGAGGAGCAGGTGGTGACCTGGGAGCATAAGTCCAAGCATTACTTCCGTTTTGAGGGCAAGAGTCATCATGCGGGGGAGTACAATAACTATTTGGAGCATTTTGCCGATAGTATCAATTACGATTTTGTGGCATATCCTGATTTGATCGAAGGGGTCGGAACCATCGCCCTGCTGAAAACCATGGAGAAAAGCTTGGCTAGCGGCAAGCCCGAAAAAGTGGCTGAAGTGATTGCTGAATTTGGGCTGGAGGATTACCTGAAGAGAGGCTGAATAGGCAAAAGCCTAAGGTCTCATATCTCATATCTCAAGTCTCACATCTCACTACTCAACAAAAAAATTAACAACCATTTAACCAAAACCAATCATGAGCAACATCTTAACAGACGAACAATTAAACCAGTTTAAAGAGGATGGTTTTTGCATTGTCAAAAACGTGATCCCCAAGGAACTGCTAAAGCGATTGCAGGACGAGTGTCAACGCTTTATGAAGGAGAAAGACGACGAAATGGACCGGAAGGGTGTGGAAGTAGACGAGATCAACCACAAAGGCAAGCGGTATTTTATAGCCCTTCGCTATAAGGACAGTGAGACCATGCAGGATTTGATCTTCGGTAAAGAGATGGAAGAGATTACCCGCAAAATTCTGGGTGAAGATGTGTACCTTTTTTTAGAGCAGTTTGTCGTCAAAGCAGCAGACAAGGGCATGACCTTCAGCTGGCACCAAGATTCAGGATACCTTGATTTTGAGCACAAGCCTTATTTGTCGGTATGGTGTCCTTTGGATGATGTTACCGAAGAGAATGGCACCGTTTACCTTTTACCCTATAAGGACGCTGGAACCAAGAACCGGATTGACCATGAGCTTCAAGAAGGCACCAATGACAAGGTAGGCTACTTTGGCGATAACCCTGGAATTCCAGCGATCCTCAAGGCAGGTGATGTGGCCCTTTTTTCCAGTACTTGCTTCCACCGGAGTGGTTCCAATAAGACAGGGAAGTCCCGTAGGGTGCTCTTGATTCAGTATTCTGCAGAACCCATCATGAAAGGAGATAAGCCGCTGTACTGGGCAGATCCCTTTGTGGTCAACGGCGACCGTAAAAAAGAAGTGCCGGCTTGAATGGGATGTACCACTAATGTCAAGGCACATGTACTTTGACGCTTTTCCATCGCGCCCCTACCTCCTTAAGTGGATCGAGGGGAGAGCGAAAGGGATCGTCATGTTAGCATTGACTCCCAACTGGTTTTTAAATTATGACAACTAAAGTACCCCAAGATACCCATGGAAATACATGAAATACTCCAACCACTGGATTTTGCAGTGCTTGGTCTTTACTTGGTGACCCTGATAGGCATTGGCTACTGGGTAAGTTTTAAGAAAAAAAGAGATGCCGATGAAAACCTGTTTCTGGCGGGCAACTCCCTGGGATGGCCGAGTATTGGCTTCACCATGTGGGGCACCAATGTAGGACCTTCCATGTTGATTGCTTCAGCCAGTATTGGATACACTACAGGGGTAGTTGCCGGTAATTTCGCTTGGTATGCCTTTATCTTTATATTCTTGCTGGCAGTGGTCTTTGCACCCCGGTATTTGGGAGCACGGGTGCAGACACTTCCGGAATTTATGGGAAAGCGATTTGGCAGTTCCACCCAGAACATTCTCGCTTGGTATACCATCGTCACGGTGCTGATAAGCTGGCTTTCCCTGACACTGTTTGCAGGAGGCATTTTGATCCGCCAGATTTTGGATTTGCCGCTTTGGCTTTCGGTGGTGATCCTCATTCTCATTGCTGCTTTTTTCACGATTGCTGGAGGGCTGAAGGCCATTGCCTACACCAATGTATTTCAGATGGTGCTGCTCATTGTCGTTTCCTTGGCATTGACGCTTACGGGACTTTATAAAGTCGGAGGAGTGGGTGAACTCATCGCCAATACCCCCGGGGAATACTGGAATTTGCTCTTGCCGGCAGATGATCCCAATTATCCATGGGTAGCGATCGCGCTTGGCTATCCCGTAATGGGGGTCTGGTTTTGGTGTACGGACCAGTCGATGGTGCAGTCTGTCCTGGGTGCCAAAAACCTTAAAGAAGGGCAGTTGGGAGCTAATTTTACCGGTTGGCTAAAGATACTGGATGTGGCTCTGTTCATTATTCCGGGCATTATATGCTATGTGTTGTTTCCGGACTTGGACAATCCCGATGAAGCCTATATGACCATGGTGACCAAGCTGTTTCCGGTAGGAATGACCGGGCTGGTCATGGCGGTGCTGATCGCGGCGCTGGTGAGCACGATTGATTCGGCATTGAATGCCCTGAGTACGGTGTTTACCATGGATATTTACGTAAAAAAATACAAGCCTGAAGCCACGCAAAAACAGATCGTCACGATCGGTAGGGTGGTGACAGTGTTGGGAGCCGTAATTGCCATTTTCTTGACCTTGGCCATTGACAGTATCAAAGGGCTTAATCTGTTTGATGTGTTCCAATCCATTTTGGGTTTTATCGCACCACCGATGTCCGTTGTGTTTTTATTTGGCGTGCTTTGGAAGAAAACTACGACAAAGGCAGCCAATACCGTGTTGCTTTTCGGTACCATCTTGAGCCTAGGCATAGGGGTGCTGTACCTGTGGGTATTCCCCAATGCTGAATATGCCTTCTGGCCACATTTCCTGCTGCTTTCCTTCTATATTTTCGTGTTTTTGGCTGCATTGATCGTGGTGATTTCCTATGTGGAGCGTAACCGCAAGGATTTGCATGTAAGTACTTTGGATTATGGCACTATTCCCAAATTACCGAATAAGGTGAAATGGCTATGGATTGCCCTGATCGTGGTAATGGTGGGGATGTATGTGGTGTTTAATGGGAATTAGTTTTGAGTCTTTAGTAGTGAGTCTTGAGTCTTGAGTCTTGAGACATGAGACATGAGACATGAGACTTTGGTTTTATGCGGAAAAAGCGCAGTGCTAGTCCCCCTTCAGGGGGATATAGGGGGTAAGAAAGTAGTGAGAAGCAAGTAGCAAGATTAAAGAGCCAAGAACCAAGAGCAAAGATTCACTACTAACAACACGGGAATGTGCAGGATGGAGAATTGGGATTAGGATCCCATTTTTAGAACAAATAACCAAATTGGTATCATAAACAATAAACCTTCAATGGAAACCCAAAAATATATTCCCCTTCTATTACTTTTTATACTCCTCGTCGCTCCAAAGGAAACGTGGGCGCAGGAAAATGAAAATGAGCCATCGGCCACCTGGATTTGGTATCCGGGAGATTATGAAATCTGGTTAAGCAATAAAATGCAGGCCAGAAGGACCGAGCGAGGTGCTTTTTTACCACCCCTGTGGCGGTATTACAGTCCGTATGCACTGGTGACATTCAGGAAAGAATTTACCCTTCCTGCCGAAGATGAAATCGCTATCTATACTGAGGGGCAGTTTAAGCTCCAGATTGACGGCAAGCAGCAGCATGGATCATCCAGAAAAATTACCATTCCTCCGGGCGATCACAGCATTGTCGTTAAAGTCTATAATCAAGAACGTGTTCCTGCGGTGTTTATCGAAGGGGATTATTTGGTGACCGATGATAGCTGGAAGGTGACCTTTGAAGACAAGGAATGGATTGATGAGTCCGGCAAAGCTTCTGACCAATCCGGTACCAACTGGGAGGCTGTAGGAACTTGGGATTTTAACACACCAGAGGATTTGCCTTCTGAATTTAGCTTAGCCACTACGCCCCAATTTGCAGCGGCGGTACAGCCTGCCGGTGAGGGGCAGTTGATTGATTTTGGAAAAGAGACGTTTGGATATATTCAGTTTCATGGCCTGAAGGGAGAAGGGAATGTCAATATTTATTATGGAGAATCTGAGGAGGAGGCGTTGGATAGCGCTTATTGCGAGACCTTGGATTACCTGAGCTTCGATGGCAGTCAAGCAGAGGATTACACGGTCCAGAACTCCAAGGCTTTTCGGTACGTACAGGTGCAGCATGATCCTGGGGTAAGCTATGATTCGGTTTCGATGTTATATGAATACTTGCCGGTAGAATACCGTGGAGAGTGGAATTCTTCCGATGAACTGCTGAACGAAATTTGGGATGTTTCGGCCTATACCATGCACCTCAATACCCGCGAATTTTTCTTGGATGGGATCAAACGGGACCGCTGGATCTGGTCCGGCGATGCCTACCAAAGCTACTTGATGAACTATTACTTGTTCTTTGACAATGCCTCTGTGCGGAGAACGCTGCTGGCCTTGCGGGGTAAGGAGCCGGTGTCCAGCCACATGAATACCATTATGGATTATTCCTTTTACTGGTTTGTGGGCATTTATGATTATTACCTGTATTCAGGTGATGAGGAATTTATCAAAAACTTTTACCCCCGGATGGTCAGCATGATGGATTTTTGCTTGGGCAGGAGAAACGAGCATGGCATGATGGAAGGGCTGCCGGGAGATTGGATCTTTATTGACTGGGCCGATGGCTTGAGCAAACAGGGAGAGGTGAGTTTTGAGCAGATGCTGTTGGCGAGGAGTTTGGAAGCCATGGCCGTGAGTGCTGAAATAGCGGGTGATCACGAAGGACATGCCACCTACCAAAAGCTGGCTGATGAGATGAAGGAAAAATTGTTTGAGGTGTTTTGGTCTGAAGACCGCGAAGCCATCATGCACCAGCGTGTCGATGGTAAAGTGCTCGACAATGTGACGAGGTATGCGAACATGTTCGGGATATTCTTTGATTACTTCTCAGATGATCAAAAAGAGGCCGTCAAACATTCCGTGCTGCTGAACGATGAGGTACAAAAAATCACGACGCCCTATATGCGTTTTTATGAACTGGAAGCCCTCTGTGCGATGGGCGAGCAAGCATTTGTGCTTGATGAAATTCGTGATTATTGGGGCGGGATGTTGGACTTGGGCGCAACTTCCTTTTGGGAAAAATATGATCCCAATGAATCCGGAACAGAGCATTTGTCCATGTATGGGCGACCTTACGGCAAAAGTCTTTGCCATGCTTGGGGAGCCAGTCCTGTTTATCTCTTTGGGAAATATTACTTGGGCGTAAAACCCCTGTCAGCTGGATATGAGACCTATGAAATTCGTCCTGAATTGGGTGGGTTGGACTGGATGGAAGGAAAGGTGCCGACACCCAACGGAGATGTTTCGGTGTATTGCTCCACCAAGGAGATCAAGGTTTCTTCCGATGAAGGAGAGGGTGTCCTGATATTCAAAAGTAAGTCCAAGCCCCGTACTGACCAAGGAGAAATTAAGGCCTTGGGCGGTGACGAATATGAGTTGGCCTTGGGAGCAGGGAAGGAGTATGTGGTGAAGTATAAGGCGCTGAAGTAGGGAGGTTGTCTCATAAGTCCTCGTCATTGCGATTCCGATGGATATCGTAAGAAGCAATCTCGTCATACGTGAAATGAAAGCACATTGAGATCACTTCACTCCGTTCGTGATGACGGATTATTTATTTATGAGACAGCCTCTTGCTCGTGGAATTTTCGTTACAAACTGATTAGTGTTGCCCCTCGTTACAAACGAGGTTATAGGCAGCGGTGAAGTAGGGAGAGAAGGGCTGTAGGGGCATTACAAATGCCTGGTTTGTGGAATCCTCGTTACAAACGAGGATTAGAGGCGAAGGAAAAAAAATGAA comes from Echinicola vietnamensis DSM 17526 and encodes:
- a CDS encoding RagB/SusD family nutrient uptake outer membrane protein → MKKQSLLYTLALTALLSCTDLEEELRSELPKEKAEAFLKENVDFSSLMETVYRDFDSRYIQHAGCVWLFQEISADAAVVPSRPSGWDNGGVYRQLHTHTWVPTNPYIQSLWRGLNKGIFDATNVLSFEPTAELAAEARFLRAFFMYSVLDLFDQVPFREPGDNLLEPSTVLRGKAAADFIIQEVEEVLPDLPATGPAYHASKNAAHGLLAKLYLNRAVYENRASPQFSTTDMDQVIAHVDAVEGKSLDFYWDSFVPENNSASSELIFTIEGLGGVRSHSLWVWWHAIFPTEMTLPNGGGWNGFCSTPEVYELFEENDVRRYYEHPLTEAHGYNAGFLTGQQTDAEGNPLPDVVFTKEVPTIVGATLWNGYRPVKYIPDYQYPGAANNDIVLLRYADLLLMKAEAQWRNGDAASALEIINQVRERNNIGPLEEVNAQVLLDERGRELFWEGHRRQDMVRFGTFLGEWTLKEASDPKYLIFPIPPADVLSNPNLEQNPGF
- a CDS encoding right-handed parallel beta-helix repeat-containing protein; protein product: MHKPIITLLILGVFLTSLMSDVMALDIWVAKSGDDANEGSKSSPLATVHMALRKARELRRIQDPSIAEGINIMVGDGVYRFFEPLRIRPEDAGTAESPTTIMAAPSASPVFSGGVPVLGWQRAEALPDGLPEAGKEHLWVADVPVVGGQEVGFRQLWIDGEKAKRATNLYEGALDRILSVDSARQEMWVPTPEWDFKNLDQLEFVIHQWWAIANLRVKSVDVQGDKTKLTFHQPESQIEFQHPWPAPFIDAKKEYNGNSAFYWQGAAELLNQPGEWYHDKRDGKVYYWPKAGENMETATAIVPFLETIVLVDGTADLPVKHVRFEGIGFEHATWMRPSHRGHVPLQAGWYILEAYKLKQPGTPDKASLENQAWTGRQPAGVAVNYAQHIRFERCRFEHMAATGLDLVEGVSDSEVIGNVFRDIGGTGIQGGFFGGPDFESHLPYHPQDQRELVHHLTIANNYITNVTNEDWGCVGISIGAAHDVNIAHNEVSDVNYSGICVGWFWTKTITVTKNNRIHANRIHNFAKQMYDVGGVYTLSAQPNTEISENAIYDLQDAPYAHMPHHHQYIYFDEGSSYIRAINNWTERDKFFSNSPGPGNKWENNGPDVDPAIKEKAGLEEAYRDIK
- a CDS encoding TIM-barrel domain-containing protein codes for the protein MKQTNYQLFDFLDFDPERLEVSADRLWRAGRPLAIESFDKGIIVHVPFHCQKPAVDIQPDSEVAPQSFEVHIRAFGERVLRVTAELGQKASKASPMLEIADDLEEVPLSIEKADNEWVIKDDRQVVRAIIDLTDPVTDWWSDLLPPPEPVFQATFFPDGKKAVKLNGHDQFFPARVDAMGLAMISENEIPTKATLSFAAQPDEKFVGTGERFTKMDLSGRTFQLKNQDGQGVNNRRTYKNIPFYLSSEMYGLFLHTSAYGKISLADHSTRSVQLLVEEPLADVFLLGGDNPHEILHEYRRLTGFPAMPPLWTFGVWMSRMTYFSAEEVEGICDRLRAERFPCDVIHLDTGWFETDWLCEWKFNTDRFPHPKGFVQKLKKQGYRVSLWQMPYIAANAMQHEEAKANNYIGPLKESKVQGGSNFSALDYAGTIDFTYPAAVEWYKGLLRELLEMGVTCIKTDFGEEIHLDAAYHDMPAPLLNNLYALLYQKAAFEVTEEVAGEGVVWARAGWAGCQRYPIHWGGDAAASWDGMAGSLKGGLHLGLSGFGFWSHDVPGFHGVPNFMNSVIPDDLYVRWTQFGVFTSHIRYHGTSKREPYEYPAIADVVRKWWELRYVLLPYILEQSQQSIRSGMPMLRAMLLHFPDDPMCWHLDDQYFFGEDFLVAPVMNSGNARKVYLPEGSWVDFFTGTCQEGPKWVAMDPIPLEEMPVWVKQGASIPIYPTSVSCTDEMDFKKTQPLVIDGGFNGIWQVLKEKGMD
- a CDS encoding Gfo/Idh/MocA family protein; this translates as MTKEGTLRLGILGLGEGRSTISAALNSQKIQLVQICDRNEALCKQRAKEFDFAHYTTRYEDMLENSDIDAIGIYTPDKLHASHIKMAMEHGKHVVCTKPLLDDLKDAKELIDLQKKTGKRLFVGQSSRFFEPMKRQRADYKKGLIGDLITVEAYYHADHRWFLEKPWALEPAFKWLYGGLSHPVDFIRWYLPEIEEVMGYGMLSANGKQGGLKNPDTMHFIYKATDGRIARVSGAYTGPVQPALRDSEMSCILRGTEGSSQGDYMELRYAITDNTGEEQVVTWEHKSKHYFRFEGKSHHAGEYNNYLEHFADSINYDFVAYPDLIEGVGTIALLKTMEKSLASGKPEKVAEVIAEFGLEDYLKRG
- a CDS encoding phytanoyl-CoA dioxygenase family protein; translated protein: MSNILTDEQLNQFKEDGFCIVKNVIPKELLKRLQDECQRFMKEKDDEMDRKGVEVDEINHKGKRYFIALRYKDSETMQDLIFGKEMEEITRKILGEDVYLFLEQFVVKAADKGMTFSWHQDSGYLDFEHKPYLSVWCPLDDVTEENGTVYLLPYKDAGTKNRIDHELQEGTNDKVGYFGDNPGIPAILKAGDVALFSSTCFHRSGSNKTGKSRRVLLIQYSAEPIMKGDKPLYWADPFVVNGDRKKEVPA